The region AGATGACCGTGCGTCCTCGACTCGCTTCCCCTGGTTGAACGGCCGTCGTCGAAACCGTTCACCCCCGTGTTCTGTTGTCAAGCAGTCGTGCACCCCCATGCTACCGGTGCAGCGACCGGCGCCGCACGGTTATTCCGCCGCCTGCTCCAGCGCCTGCGCCACCAGCGGACGCACCTGCGTCCCGAGCCGCTCGATCGCCCGCAGCTGCTCGACCTGGGGGACGCCCGCGAGGTCCATCTGGAAGATCTGGCGCGTGTGCCCGATCGCACGGTGGGCGCGCACGATCTTGTCGGCCACCTCGCGCGCGCTCCCGACGGCGTAGGCCCCGTCGGGCGCCGCCGTCGCGTCGAACGTGATGCGGTTGGGCGGGGCGAACCCGCGCTCGCGCGAGATCGCCGTCATGCTGCGCAGCCAGTACGGGTAGAACGTCTCGCGCGCCGAGCGCGCGTCCTCGCCCACGAACCCGAAGCCGGACAGGGTGACGGCGGGCCGGGACGCGCCGTCGGCGTGCCCTACGCCTCGGCGCGGTGCGAACTCGCTGCGGTAGAGGTCCGCGAGCGGCGCGAACTGGGCCGGGCGGCCGCCGATGACGGCGTAGTTGACCGGCAGCCCGAGGCGCGCGGCGCGCACCGACGAGGCCGGGTTCCCACCCGTCGCGACGGCGAGGTTGAGGCGGCGGCCGCGGCCCGCGACGTCGGCGGGGCGGGGAAGGACGACGGCGCCGGTCAGCTCCGGCCGGAAGCGGCCGCGCCACGTCACGGCGGCGTCGCGGGCGCCGGCGTCGTCGAGAGCGAGAAGGAGGCCCAGCTTCTCCTCGTACAGCGCGTCGTAGTCCCCCAGGTCCGCACCGAACAGCGGGTAGGACTCGATGAACGAGCCGCGCCCGGCCAGCAGCTCGACCCGACCGTCCGAGAAGGCGTCCATCGTCGCGAACTGCTGGTAGGTGCGCACCGGGTCCTCGGTGGACAGCACCGTCACGGCGCTGCCGATGCGGATGCGGCTGGTCTGCGCCAGCAGCGCCGAGATGACGGTCGCGGGCGAGCTGATCGCGTACTCCGGCCGGTGGTGCTCACCGATGCCGACGTAGTCGAGGCCCACCTCCTCGGCCAGCCGTGCGCGCTCGGCGACGTCGCGCAGCGTGCGCCCCGCGTCGTCGCCCTCGCCGATGTCACCGAACGTGTAGATCCCGAGCTCCATGTCCATCCGAACGCATGGAGCTCGGGAACTGTTCCTCCTCGCGGCGGCTACTTCTTCCGGCGGTTGTCCAGCAGGAGCGAGAGCCCGGCGCCGAGCATGAAGACGTCCTTGGCGATGCCGACGCCGTCCGGCGTCGGGCGCACACCGTCCTTCGTGAGGCCGGGGGTCTTGTGGTACATCCACAGCAGCGCGCCGGAGAAGGCCGTCAGACCGAGACCGGCGACCACGCGCGGGACGAACGGCGCGAGGATCGCGGCACCGAGGGCGGTCTCACCGATCGCGAGCAGCTTGCCGAACTCCTCGGGCCTCATGTCCTTCAGCTGCGGGAACGCGTTGCCGGCCATCGCCTGCAGGCCCGCGGCGGACTCCGCGTCGAGCGAGAACTTCCCGATGCCGGAGTTGAGGATGAACGCGCCGGACGTGAGGCGCAGGGGAAGACGGTGCAGGGCGGCGGACACGGGTGCCTCCAGGTCATCGGGTGCGAGGTCGACGCCGGCGGGTGCCACCGGCGGTCGCGTTCCACCTTACGACCGCTCACCCGCCCGGGGAGGTCCGGGCGCCGTCGGAGCCCCGCCTCCTACCAGCTGCCCCCGCCACCGCCGCTCACGCCGCCGCCGACCGACGGCGAGTAGCTCCCGCCACCCGAACCCGTCGAGAGCGCGACGCTCGAGGTGCCCAGGTCGGTCGTGACCTGCCCGAGGGAGCTCGAGAACGACGCGGGCGTGAACAGGAACGGGTAGCCGGGGTGGGCGGGCGTGAGGTACCAGCCGGGCTGGCTCAGCTCACCGCGCTCGAAGGCTCCGGCGAAGACGCGCGTCCAGTCCTCCTCCAGCCGGAGCGCGACGGCGTAGGGCAGGTAGGTCTCGTACACGGACGGGAGCAGCCGCTCGCGCCCCTGCGGCCACCGGGGCTCGTCACCGCTGACGTCGCGCAGGTAGCGCTCGAACGCGTGCGCCTGACGTGTCAGCTCGCTCCCGCGCGCGGTCCGCGAGGGCATCGACGGCGCCACGCAGGCGGTCACCGCACCCACGAGCGCGACGGCGAGGCCCACCAGCCCCCACCCGACCGTCAGGGCCAGCACGAGCGCGAGGACCAGCCCCCGAACAGCAGGCCGAACCCGCCCAGCAGCCAGCGCGCCCGGACGCGTCGCGGACTCCCGGCGAACCAGCCCTGCTGCGTGACGGCGTCGTCCAGGCCGTGCGCGGCCGACTCGACAGCCTTCGCGACCTCCTGAGCCCGCTCGCTCAGCACGATCTCGTCAGCGCCGTCGAAGATCGCCTCGACGAGCTCGCGCTCGTAGGGGCGCAGGTCGTGCGCCCCGGGCACGCGAATCAGGTGCAGGTCGTGGTCGATCTCCGAGAGGTCGGCGGGCTCGTCGTCGGTTGCGTCGCCAGGGGTGTCGTCGGTCGTCTCGTCGTCGTCGAGCACCACCTCGAGGTGCAGCACGCCGCGCACCGCCAGGTCGAGCAGGACCGCCACGACGTCGTGGTGCTGCGCGCGCTCGTCGATCAGCGTGCCGAACTCCCCGGGCGGGACGTCCGCGGGCGGCTCCGTGGCGAAGCCCTCCGGCACGCCGTCGGTGCCGCTCGTCGGGGCGCCCGTCGTGGCGGCCGGGGAGTCGTCGTCGCGGCGCCGGTGCCGCGCCACGGCGAGCGCGGCCACGCCACCCACGACGGCGGCGCCGCCGATCCCACCGGTCGCCGGGGTCACACCGAAGGTGTTGCCCCACGTGCGGCGGGGCTCGTAGCGGACCTCGGCGTCCGGGAACGTCCCGGCGGGGTACTCGACGGCGATGGTCAGTCCCTGCCCCGGCTCGAGGGCGTCCTGCGTGGCGGTCGTCGACGTGCCCGAGGACGCGGCCGAGCTCGCGCACGGCCGCGTCGAGCCCACACCGCCCGCCACGCAGCGCGCCGAGGTCGCCCCGGCCGGCGCCTCGATGCTGACGCTGACGTCGCGCATCGGGAGCTCCCACCCGAGCCCGACGGCGTTCCAGACCAGCGCGTCCGGCGCACCGGGGCCCTCGCTCGGCGCCGCGAGTCCCTCGATCCGGTAGGTGACCGTATAGCTCTGGACGCCGCTGATCTCCACGTCCTCGTCGCCGATGCGCACGACGACGCCGCCGTCCTCCCGCTCCACGAGCAGGTCGGTGGGGGCGCCGGTGTCGCTCGTGACGGCGATGTCGCCGACCGGGGTCAGGCGGTAGCGGTCGGGGTCGCCCTCGATCTCCTGCCGCTCGACGATCGAGACGAACGGCCCGTGGGCCTCGTCGTCCGACCCGAGGTCCAGGTCGAGGTCGACCGTGACGTCCGCCCCGCCGCCTGGGTCCACGACGGCCTCGACCGCGTAGCGGGAGATCGTGTGCTCGTCGGAGTCGGGCTCGGCGTGGGCCGCGGCGGCCGGTGCAGCGACCAGGAGCGCCGCCACCCCCGCGACGGACAGTGGACGGCGGATCGGTGTGGCCATGGCGGTGCTCCCCGGGTCGACCTGCTGGTCGTGTCGTGTCGGTCTCGTCGTCTCGCGACGGGCGTCAGGCCAGCTCGCGCTGGCGCATGGCGCGGGTCGCCTCGCGCATGTCCTGCTTCTCGCGGAGCGTCTGCCGCTTGTCGTACTCCTTCTTCCCGCGGGCGAGCGCGATCTCGACCTTGGCGTAGCTGCCGAGGAAGTACAGCTCGAGCGGCACGATAGTGAAGCCCTTCTCGCCGATCTTGCCCGAGAGCTTGTCGATCTCGGCCCGGTGCAGGAGGAGCTTGCGCTTGCGGCGCGGCGCGTGGTTGGTCCAGGTGCCCTCGGCGTACTCGGCGATGTGCACGCCCTCGAGCCAGGCCTCGCCGCGGTCGATGAGCACGAAGCCGTCCACCAGCGAGGCCCGCCCGGCGCGCAGCGACTTGACCTCGGTCCCCGTCAGGGCGACGCCCGCCTCGAACGTCGCGTCGATGTGGTAGTCGTAGCGGGCCTTCTTGTTGCGGGCGACGACGACCTTGGCCGGGCGGTCACCCTTGGCGGCGGCCGCGCGCGCCGCACGCTCGGCGTTCTTCATCCGGGACATGGTCAGCCAGCCTAGTCGCGCGACCCGGGTGGGGCACGGGGATTGTCCCGGCGGGCGGCGTCAGGGTGCGGGCGTCACCGAGCCGCTCGGACCGGCCGCCCCCGTCGAGCCCTGCATGTTCGTGATGCGACCGGCGTCGTCGAACGTGATCGTGAGGGCGCCGTCGGGCAGCACGAGGTGGCTGCCGTCCCACCCGAGGTCGCGCAGGGTCGCGTAGCTCGAGACCGCGCGGCGATGGTCGGTGAGCACGCCGGAGGCCAGCGCCTCCGAGATCAGCCGCGTCACGCGCGGGAACGAGGCGGCCGGGAGCGTGAGCCCCTCCAGCAGCATCATCACGCGGGTCCCGCCGCTGACCTCGCCGGAGTAGGCGAACCACGTGTTCGAGGCGATCGCCGCGGCGCGGGTGAGGTCCCACGCGAGCCTGGCGCCCGGGGTGACCTGCTCGCCGTCGGCATCCGCTCCGGCGGTGTCGCCCTCCGGGTCGAACGGCACCTCGCCGGCCGTCAGCTCGGGGATCCCGTACGTCTCGCCCAGGGTGCGCGCCGCCTCGGCCGCGCGCAGGACCTGCGGCGAGTACCCCGAGGGGTTGGCCCAGCCCCACAGCCACGACCGCGGCCCGGGGGCCGCCGAGCCGATGAGCTGCACGGGGTAGCTGACGCTCGCACCCTCGCCGTCGTCCGGCTGCGACGTGAACGAGAACGTCCCCGCGGCCAGGTCCACACCCCACCGGGCGTGACCGCCGTGGAGGTCCGTCAGGTGCAGCTGCGCCTCCTGGGCCAGAAGCGCGGAGTCGTCGACGAGGGCGGTCAGACCTGGCGAGCGCTGCACGGTGACTCCTGTCGTGGAACGGGTGAGGTCAGTTGGTGCGGTTCCAGCCCGGCAGCGACTCGGGGTTGATCGGGGTGCCGTTGCGCCAGATCTCGACGTGCACGTGGCAGCCGGTCACGGCACCGGTCATACCGGTGTACCCCAGGGCCTGCCCCTGGCCGATGGACTGGCCGCTGCTGACCGCGAACCGCGAGAGGTGGTTGTAGACGCTCACGTAGGAGTCGCCGTTGATCACGCCGTGGTCGATCAGCACCTGGTTGCCGTGCGTGCCGTTCCCGCGCGCGGGCTTGACGGCCGAGACCCGTCCGTCCGCGACCGAGGACTGCGGGTTCCCGCACGCCGAGCGGATGTCGGTGCCGTTGTGCATGTAGCGACCGCCGTTGATCGGGTAGGTCCGCATGCCGAACGGCGAGGTGACGTGGAACGGTGCCGGGACCGGGGGCACGAGGGCGCCGCCGCTCGCGGGCGGAGCGGGCGCGGGGGCCGGGGCGGGTGCCGGGGCGGGTGCCGGGGCGTTCGTCGGGCGGTTGCGGGCGGCCTCCTCCTCGGCCTGGCGCTGGCGCTCGCGCTCGGCCGCCGCCGCCGCAGCAGCGGCCTCGTCCGCCTTGCGCTTCTCCTCCGCCTGACGGGCGCGCTCGGCCGCCTGCGCCTCGAAGATCGCCTGGATCTCGGCGTCGAGCGTCGCGTTGTCGGCGGAGATCTGCTCCTGCTGGGTGGCGATGGTGTCGCGGTAGCCCTCGAGCTCGCCCTGCTTCGCCGTCTCCTGCTGCTGCAGGGTCGTCAGCTCCGTGCGGTGCGTCTGGGCCTCCTCGCGCGCCTCGTCCGCGGCGACGACGGCAGCGTCGGCCTCCACCTTCAGCTCGCCGATCCGCACGTTGACGGCGTCGAGGCGAGCCTGCGAGTTGCGCTGCGTGGCGGCGGTCGTCTCGAGCTCGTCGAGCACGTCCGTCTGTGAACGCATGGCCGAGTTGACCGCGGAGGTGCGCGAGGCGAACTCCTCGGGGCTGCCGGCGTCGAACACCACGCGCAGCGCGGTCAGACCGTCACCGCCGCGGTAGGTCGAGCGCGCGAGCTCGCCGATGCCGTCCTCGGTGCTCGCGATCTGCTCGCTGGACGCCTCGATGTCCCCCGTGAGCGTCGTCGCCTCGGTCTCCGCCACGGTGAGGCGGTCGTCGATGGAGGTCTGGTGCCGCTCGGCGGCGGCCAGGTCGACGACCGCCTGGTCGAGCGCCGCCTGGGCGATCGGGATCTCGCCCTCGATGCGTGCCAGCTCGAGGTAGACCGTCTGGAGGGAGGCGTCGGTGCCCTCGAGCTCGGAGCTGAGCCGCTCCTGCTCGGCGCTGTTGGCCTCGCGCTGCTGCTGCAGCTCCTCGAGGGTGTCGGCGCCGGCCGGACCGGTCACGAGGATCGCTCCGGCGGCGACGGCGAGCGCGAGCAGCGCCGAGGTGCGGCGTGCGGCGGCGGTGCGGGGGTGTCGGCGCATGGGCTCAGACCTTCGTGTAGCGGGACAGGCTGACCAGGGAGCTGACCGCCGCGATGGCGATCCCGATCGCGGCGAGGACCGGCGCGATGAGCCAGACCTCCGCCGTCGAGACGTAGTCGGTGACGAACCCGACCGAGCTGCTGAGCCAGTCCTCGACGCCGTAGCGCACCCCGAACCACAGGGTGCCGGTCGCCAGCACGGCACCGAGCAGCGCGGCGAGCGCGCCCTCGAGCATGAACGGCAGCTGGATGAAGAAGTTGGAGGCGCCCACGAAGCGCATGATCTCGGTCTCGCGGCGCCTGCTCATCGCCGAGAGCCGGATCGTGGTCGTGATGAGGAGGACAGCGGTCACGGTCATCACGACGGCGAGCCCGACCGACAGGATCGTCGCGCGGTTCATCACGAGGAAGATCGGTTCGAAGATCTCGCGCTGGTCGAGCACCTCCTCGACCCCGGTACGACCCGCGACCTCGTCCATCACGATGTCGATCTGGGTGGGGTCCACCAGCGCCACGCGGAACGAGGCCTGCATCTGGTCGACGGACAGGAGCTGGAACCAGTCTTCGTCGCCGGCCTGGTCGCGCACGGCCTCGTAGGCCTGCTCCTTGGTCTCGAAGAAGACCTCGTCGATGTAGGCCGACATCGCGGGGGCCTCGAGCACGCCGCGGATCTCGTCGATCTGCTCCGGTGTCGCCTCTCCTCCGGCGCACGTCTCGACGCGCGGGGTGCCGCTCGGGCACAGGAACACGGAGACCTCGACGCGGTCGTACCACTCGCCCTGCATCTTGCCGATCTGCATCTGCAGCAGCGCGGCGGCGCCGACGAACGTCAGCGAGACGAAAGTGACCAGGACGACGGAGACCGCCATCGACAGGTTGCGTCGCAGCCCCTGCCCGATCTCACCCAGGACGAAGCGGAAGCGGCTCATGCGCGCTCCTCCTCGCCGGCGGCGGCGGAGCGCGCGGCGCTGGAGACCACGTAGCGACCCTCGCTCTCGTCGCGGACCACCTCGCCGTCGACGAGCTGGATCACGCGCTTGCGCATCTGGTCGACGATGACCTCGTCGTGCGTGGCCATGACGACGGTCGTGCCCGTGCGGTTGATGCGGTCCAGCAGCGTCATGATGCCGGCCGAGGTGGCGGGGTCGAGGTTGCCGGTCGGCTCGTCGGCGAGCAGGATGTTCGGCCGGTTGACGATGGCGCGCGCGATCGCGACGCGCTGCTGCTCACCGCCGGAGAGCTCGTGCGGCAGGCGCTTCTCCTTGCCCGCCAGCTTGACGAGCTCGAGCGTCTCGGGGACCTCGCGCGAGATGGTGTGGCGCGGTCGGCCCGTGACCTGCTGGGCGAAGGCGACGTTCTCGAAGACGGTCTTGTTCGGCAGGAGGCGGAAGTCCTGGAAGACGACGCCGATCTGCCGGCGCAGGCCGGGGACCTTCCACTGCGACAGGGAGGTGATCTCGCGGCCGGCGACGTGCACGCGCCCCGACGTCGCGCGCTCCTCGCGCAGGACGAGGCGCAGCAAGGTGGACTTGCCGGACCCGGAGGCGCCGACGAGGAAGACGAACTCCCCGCGCGCCACCTCCAGCGACACGCGGTCCAGCGCGGGACGGGCCCCGCGCTTGTAGACCTTGGAGACCTTGTCGAAACGGATCACAGCAGCACGTCACTCACAGCGGACCAGTCTCGGGGACGGGGGTGGTTCACGTCCGCTGCTGGCAGCGGACGCACTCTGGCCCAGGTCACGATAGGCACACGAACCTGGGAGCCCGCCCGCGCCACGCCGGTGGCGGGCGGCCGTCCGGGGCGGTCGAGGGCGGTTCAGTCCGCCGTGACGACGTTCAGGCGCTCGAAACCCGAGGGCAGCACGAGCACCCGGCCGTCCAGCACCGACAGCGCGCGCGCCCCGCGCCAGGTCGTGACGACGTCCCCCGTCACCGCGTCCAGCACGGTGACGTCCGCCCCCGCACTCCTCGGCCCCCACAGCTCGTGCAGCGGCAGCGGCGCGGCCTCGGTCGACACGAGCACCAGCCCGCCCTGCGCCCGGAGGTTGGCCCGCTCCGGTACGGGCACGTCCCAGAGCGGCTCGTCCGTGGCCAGGTCGACGGCGTGGGCCCGGCCGTCCACGACCTCCAGCCGGAGGCCGGCACCGATCACGTCGGTGGTTCCCGAGGTCCAGCTGGCGACGGTGCTCTCGCGCACCTCGGCCGTCGCGAGGTCGAGGACGACGTCGGAGGGCAGGTCGGTGCGGTCGGCGTCCGCACCGGTGCGCGCGAGGGTCCACGCCACGGCGTCC is a window of Litorihabitans aurantiacus DNA encoding:
- a CDS encoding LLM class flavin-dependent oxidoreductase, giving the protein MDMELGIYTFGDIGEGDDAGRTLRDVAERARLAEEVGLDYVGIGEHHRPEYAISSPATVISALLAQTSRIRIGSAVTVLSTEDPVRTYQQFATMDAFSDGRVELLAGRGSFIESYPLFGADLGDYDALYEEKLGLLLALDDAGARDAAVTWRGRFRPELTGAVVLPRPADVAGRGRRLNLAVATGGNPASSVRAARLGLPVNYAVIGGRPAQFAPLADLYRSEFAPRRGVGHADGASRPAVTLSGFGFVGEDARSARETFYPYWLRSMTAISRERGFAPPNRITFDATAAPDGAYAVGSAREVADKIVRAHRAIGHTRQIFQMDLAGVPQVEQLRAIERLGTQVRPLVAQALEQAAE
- a CDS encoding DoxX family membrane protein — translated: MSAALHRLPLRLTSGAFILNSGIGKFSLDAESAAGLQAMAGNAFPQLKDMRPEEFGKLLAIGETALGAAILAPFVPRVVAGLGLTAFSGALLWMYHKTPGLTKDGVRPTPDGVGIAKDVFMLGAGLSLLLDNRRKK
- the smpB gene encoding SsrA-binding protein SmpB — encoded protein: MKNAERAARAAAAKGDRPAKVVVARNKKARYDYHIDATFEAGVALTGTEVKSLRAGRASLVDGFVLIDRGEAWLEGVHIAEYAEGTWTNHAPRRKRKLLLHRAEIDKLSGKIGEKGFTIVPLELYFLGSYAKVEIALARGKKEYDKRQTLREKQDMREATRAMRQRELA
- a CDS encoding DUF6882 domain-containing protein, whose protein sequence is MQRSPGLTALVDDSALLAQEAQLHLTDLHGGHARWGVDLAAGTFSFTSQPDDGEGASVSYPVQLIGSAAPGPRSWLWGWANPSGYSPQVLRAAEAARTLGETYGIPELTAGEVPFDPEGDTAGADADGEQVTPGARLAWDLTRAAAIASNTWFAYSGEVSGGTRVMMLLEGLTLPAASFPRVTRLISEALASGVLTDHRRAVSSYATLRDLGWDGSHLVLPDGALTITFDDAGRITNMQGSTGAAGPSGSVTPAP
- a CDS encoding murein hydrolase activator EnvC family protein, whose protein sequence is MRRHPRTAAARRTSALLALAVAAGAILVTGPAGADTLEELQQQREANSAEQERLSSELEGTDASLQTVYLELARIEGEIPIAQAALDQAVVDLAAAERHQTSIDDRLTVAETEATTLTGDIEASSEQIASTEDGIGELARSTYRGGDGLTALRVVFDAGSPEEFASRTSAVNSAMRSQTDVLDELETTAATQRNSQARLDAVNVRIGELKVEADAAVVAADEAREEAQTHRTELTTLQQQETAKQGELEGYRDTIATQQEQISADNATLDAEIQAIFEAQAAERARQAEEKRKADEAAAAAAAAERERQRQAEEEAARNRPTNAPAPAPAPAPAPAPAPPASGGALVPPVPAPFHVTSPFGMRTYPINGGRYMHNGTDIRSACGNPQSSVADGRVSAVKPARGNGTHGNQVLIDHGVINGDSYVSVYNHLSRFAVSSGQSIGQGQALGYTGMTGAVTGCHVHVEIWRNGTPINPESLPGWNRTN
- the ftsX gene encoding permease-like cell division protein FtsX gives rise to the protein MSRFRFVLGEIGQGLRRNLSMAVSVVLVTFVSLTFVGAAALLQMQIGKMQGEWYDRVEVSVFLCPSGTPRVETCAGGEATPEQIDEIRGVLEAPAMSAYIDEVFFETKEQAYEAVRDQAGDEDWFQLLSVDQMQASFRVALVDPTQIDIVMDEVAGRTGVEEVLDQREIFEPIFLVMNRATILSVGLAVVMTVTAVLLITTTIRLSAMSRRRETEIMRFVGASNFFIQLPFMLEGALAALLGAVLATGTLWFGVRYGVEDWLSSSVGFVTDYVSTAEVWLIAPVLAAIGIAIAAVSSLVSLSRYTKV
- the ftsE gene encoding cell division ATP-binding protein FtsE, with the protein product MIRFDKVSKVYKRGARPALDRVSLEVARGEFVFLVGASGSGKSTLLRLVLREERATSGRVHVAGREITSLSQWKVPGLRRQIGVVFQDFRLLPNKTVFENVAFAQQVTGRPRHTISREVPETLELVKLAGKEKRLPHELSGGEQQRVAIARAIVNRPNILLADEPTGNLDPATSAGIMTLLDRINRTGTTVVMATHDEVIVDQMRKRVIQLVDGEVVRDESEGRYVVSSAARSAAAGEEERA